From a region of the Nitrospira sp. genome:
- a CDS encoding PilZ domain-containing protein, whose protein sequence is MNSRKSYVPLDSRYAERVAVTCRVRYVGEVPTQPHQGEGLTKNISVSGCHVISDRPVTRGTLLTLIIALPDGLPQFSIKSAHVVWVSGCQFSVRFMDLSHDHRKRLQAFIWKSISHTTVSDQRTRFRLM, encoded by the coding sequence ATGAATAGTCGAAAATCCTACGTGCCACTGGACAGCCGTTACGCCGAACGCGTCGCTGTCACGTGTCGAGTGCGTTACGTCGGTGAGGTTCCAACACAGCCGCACCAAGGCGAAGGGCTCACCAAAAACATATCAGTTTCCGGATGCCATGTTATCAGTGACCGCCCCGTCACGCGCGGGACATTACTGACCCTTATCATTGCCCTGCCCGATGGGTTACCGCAATTCTCGATCAAATCGGCGCATGTTGTATGGGTCTCAGGTTGCCAGTTTTCCGTCCGATTTATGGACCTGAGTCACGACCACCGAAAACGGCTGCAAGCGTTCATCTGGAAGAGCATCTCCCACACCACCGTGAGTGATCAACGTACACGATTCCGACTTATGTAG
- a CDS encoding PilZ domain-containing protein has translation MRQMKHISGSQAHQSYSSIERRRMTRTSVSFGLMYSGIKGEDVLIGDGTVVDLSDGGLGIRGDVRVQVGMDLTLFLYLADSEDLLFVVEATVAWTKGHLFGVILNELSLRDGSRLQSFLRSQGVGQA, from the coding sequence ATGAGACAGATGAAACACATAAGCGGCTCTCAAGCCCATCAGTCCTATAGCTCGATCGAACGCCGCAGAATGACAAGGACCAGCGTGTCCTTCGGCCTGATGTATTCTGGAATTAAGGGAGAGGACGTCCTGATCGGTGACGGTACGGTAGTAGATCTGTCTGATGGTGGGTTGGGCATTCGTGGAGATGTCCGTGTTCAAGTTGGTATGGATCTGACATTGTTCTTGTATCTCGCTGACAGTGAAGATCTCTTGTTCGTCGTGGAAGCGACGGTAGCCTGGACAAAGGGACACCTGTTTGGTGTCATCCTGAACGAACTCAGCCTTCGCGACGGCAGCCGCCTGCAGTCGTTCCTCCGCTCCCAAGGCGTTGGTCAGGCCTAG